From the genome of Vicia villosa cultivar HV-30 ecotype Madison, WI unplaced genomic scaffold, Vvil1.0 ctg.001278F_1_1, whole genome shotgun sequence:
GTGAACAAATCATTCCTCCCTCATCTACTAATAAAACCACACTTCAACCAACTATCGAAAAACCTACTTCGCCAAAATTTGGGACTTCTCAAGCACATACTAAGTCAAATGAAGGAATCACTCTAGAAGATGATAACTCAAATAGCTCCCTTAATCAAGAGGAGATTCTAGCCTTGAAGAAAACTAACCCCTCCGAAGCTCTATTGCGGCTACAGAAACTTCGAGAATCGTCCATTACTGTGACTATTCCTGACTATGCCGACATCCCTGAACCCGACATTGAGGCTCACATACTTGCTTTTATCTTTCAACATAGGGAGCATATTTTTGAACCTGATTTCCTGCTAGTCCTCGAAGAGTCAGAAAACCTTGGTGGAGAAATATGAAAAATGCTCACTGAAATTGTTAAAGAAAATCTTCTTGACTCTGCTGCTCGCTATTTCTTTGACTTTGAGGCTTATTTCGATAATATCTGGCGAGGCATGATTCTCAGAAAAAGAACTGATCTCCAAGTTAATAACAAAGTTCTTGAAATGCAAAAGGAATGGGACTTTAGAGCTCTTTCAGCCAAAAAAGTCGAACAACttcaagaaaaaaatcaaaagagctaTGACAAGCGCCAGGCAATCGACACCAAGATTTTTGATTATCAATCCTAAATTGTCAAGCTTAACAAAATTATTGCTGCACTTGAGAAAGCGAATTCTATGCTTAATCAAGATGAAAACTTTCCTACCAAGTAAATCGTTGACCAAGAAGCTCATAAGGGTGTCGATCATGGCAAAAAGGCCCTTAAACTCAAGGAAAACATCAAGACACTGAAACTAAGGTTGTTTCGTCTTGATTCCAAACTTACCCTTGAGAAAACTAGAATGACACATGTCAAGGATAGGTTTCCTACTTTAGGctctgtttaattttttttaacaatttctCATGTAATGAACTTTTGTGACGGATCCTTGTATCAAACCTGGCcacttttggccatattttaatATACTTCGGCTTTACATTTATGTTATCTAAACCTCCTGAAGTATAAGTTTATACCTTTTCAAGTATTTTCCATTTACTCTCTGATTTGACGATCTGAGGACATTTCTTAAATCTTGTAAGCATTATTTTTAAATACTCGTATTATTTGAAATGGCCCTTCCCAATTAGGTGACCATTTACCTAATGACCATTTTTGATCAATAGGCAAAATTACCTTCCGAACGTAATCATTAGTTGCAAATGCTTTTGCTattacctttttattgtatgctttCGACACTATTTACTTTTGTCTAATTAACATATCTAAAGCTATTAATATTTCTTCGTCTAAATCTACTAATTCGTCTACCATCATGTTCCAATAATATTCTGATGGAGTTTTCAACTGTCTCTGAATTCTGGTCGACTGCAAATAAATTTCTACAAGCAAAACGGCGTCGTTCCCAAAAGTTAGGCGAAAAGGTGTAGCATTTGTAACTTCTTATGGGGATGTTCTACATGCCCATAAAACCTGATCAAGTGTTTGATgccattttttttggattttttcccacatgtttctttattAGATTTATGATTACTTTATTAACCGCTTCGACTTGACCAATAGCTTGAACGTAATATGGTGTCGAAGTAACCAACTTAAACCCTATCTCAGCTgcaaaatcttgcatctttcATTCAATAAatactgatccctgatcagtggtGATAGTTTCAGGTATTCCATATCTATAGATGATATGCTTTTGTATAAACCTAATTACAGCTTCTTGATCGACATTAACCAAAGGgattgcttctatccatttcgtgaaataATCAATTTCAACCAGGATATATCTTTGTTGTTTGGACGGagaaggtttgatttctccaattaaatctaaatCCCATCCTCGAAAGGGCAAAGGTTTGACTATGACATGTAATTCACTAGCTGGgacatgttgaatgcctgaatGTGTTTGACATTCTTGGTAACCTTTGGCAAACTCAATACAATCTTTCAGCATGGTGGGCCATTATGCTCCTTGTcgaaacaacaaccatttcatcttaTATCCTGATTGATGAGCCACACAAGAACCACTGTGGACTTCTGAAATTACTAAATACGCTTCACTTTTGCCAAGACATTTTAACAACACACCATCAAAAGTCTTTTTAAAAAGTTCGTTTGCTAATATCACATAACTCAATGCTTTATATTTGATCTTTCAATCAGTTGCTCCTACTGGATTTTCTAAGTATCGAAGCAATGGTTTTCGCCAATCCGATTCAGACACATTGTCTATGGAAAAAACTTCACTAACTTCTGCTTTGTCAAATTCTACAACCTTGCTTACCTTGCCTTCCCCCTCCCCCAAGTTTTTTCTATAGACAAACAATAAGAAAACCAAGGAACGAGTTATGCTTTCTCTTTTATCTCGACTAAATCAGTTAACTTGTCTTTTGACACTTTATATCCAGACGTGATTTGGGCTAGCTCGTTCGCCACTTGATTCTCCATTTTGTGAATGTGGGAGATGTCAACAAATTCGAAGCTCTCTAAAAGCCTAGTCACTAAAGCATAATACATAATCAGATTTTATTTAATGCATTTATATTCTTTTGTAACTTGCTTTATGACTAATTCAGAGTCACCACGTATTTCGACTCGAGCTGCCCCCAAATCTATCAAAGCTCTTAGACCAACAATtaaagcttcatactcagcttcGTTGTTAGAACAAAGACAATTTATTTTATATCTAAACTTagttggaattccttcaggagagATAATTAAGACCCCAATCCCAGTGCCATTTTTATGGCTGGATTTGTCAAAATAAAGTCTCCAAGGTCCTATCTCGGCTAAACATTTTGATGCCTCGACTATTGCATGATCGACTATAAAATAAGCAACAATCTGCCCTTTCATCGCTTTTAGGGTAACATATGTTAGAGAATACTCATGCAACGCTAGAGCCCATTTTCCATTTCagctatgcaaaattggtttggaCAGCATGTGTTTTATAGTATCATAATGCGAGGAAACATACACATCatcaggctttatatattgctttaaCTTTGTACAAGAGTaatataaacataaacatagtttTTCAATATCACTATTTCTAGTTTCTGCGTCCACTAAGATTCGACTGAGGTAATAGATGACTCTTTCGACACCATTTTCgtcctcttgggctaacatacttCCTATTGTCGAATCAGACGCAGCTATGTACAACTTCATACACTTATTTCTATTGGGAGGTAACAATACGGGAGCCTTTCAATTTTCTCATGTTCAATTTGAACTTGATTAACATATATCAAGTATCAAATTGAGCAGGGCTCTTAACTGTAATAACTGTTTCTGTTATTCAGTTATAAGTAGTTATGCTACTATACAACTTTTCCACATTAGCTTAGTATGCAGACTTCACCTTGTATATATATACCATACTATAGCTCTAATCAATGTATGAGAAATTTCACTATCTTTCTCTCTTCCACACTACTTTCCATTCATAAGTTGGTTTACTTCTTTTGTTCTAACTAATATTTCTTCTAAATCTTTTATTGTTATACTTCTATTACTTTCTTCATGTTTTAACAAAGTTTCTAATTGATAAAGAATTTtcctaattttttaaatatttatatcttCATCAATTTCTTTATCTCTATTAATTTCATAAAGGGTTTcatgtatattatttatttcattaagaccattttttattttattaaatgtatAATCTGCAATTTTATTGGCATtttctattaataatataatatttttatttatttcattcattATATCATTTAAATCTTTATACATCACATCAATCTCTTCAGATAATAAGGACAATCTTTCGGGGCCTCCTCTTAATGATAGTGTGGTTAAGGCTGTTAGTTTCTTGTGGAAGATTAAAGCTCCCgctaaaattctttttttttggttGGAGGTCCATTCACAATATAATTGCAACAAAAGATCAATTGTTTAAGATGGGCAATTTAGTGGATCGCAATGAGTTACTTTGTGTCTTTTGTTCGAAGGATGAGAAATCTTTGTCGCATTTATTTGAAGATTGTGAGATAACGTCAGGTATTTGGAGGAGGGTTTTTTATTGGATTAGTCAAATTCCGGAGGTGTCTTTTATGGAGTTTGTcaggttcttttttttttttgtgataaagTGAAGAGTTTATCCAAGAGAACCATTGTGGAGGTGATTTGGTTACCCACAACTTGGTGCATTTGGTTGAAGCGTAATGCGATTATATTCAAGAATGAGTCATTTAGTTTTTCTGAGTGTATGTCGGATATAATCCTTTTTTCTTGGAATTGGCTTTTATCCTTATACAAGTTAGGGGAATCTTTGTGATTATCATACTTGGAATATTTTGTCTCTCATTTGTTTCGAGGTGAATGAGCTTTCCGTTTTGTTTTCGGGTGGAGTATCCTTTATACTCCTATGTTTAATTCCATCGCCTattgaaaaaaaacattattttaaatTTCGGTGGCTATTTCAACTTTTTCTAGTAGTGTGTATCAACTATATTCAGTAATTTTATTGTTCCAGTTCTACAAGAGAGAGATAATTTAACAACATCAAATTTTCAGTTGTGTccaatgaagaaaatgaaaatataATCCAGTAGCTTTTTATTTTGTCActttcaagaagaaaaaaaacgatGATGAAGCAAAATTATAATCCATACAAGAAAACATCATTAACAACAGTACATACTGAGTGTAGTAGGCATATGGTAATATTCCTTTAGAATGTGTAAACCAAAAcacaaacatgaaatactatagaTAGCTACTGCATATTCTTAGTTAAGGCAGCAGCAGCACActttaaattcatacataattagTTGGTGCGATTAGACATGATCAGATGAAGAAATTGGAAGTTGTTGTGTCTCAATTTGTTTCATTTTAACTGATGATGGTGGCATAGTAGCTGTGGCTGATGAATTGTCTTTGGCTTTACCCCACACCACAGAATAAAGACCCATTGCAATAATCACAGCTCCAATGATACTATCATTCATAAAAAAGAGTACATTATTCGCCAAATTAACAAACATGTATAATAAACCATTGCCGTGTTTGAGAGCGTGCAAGATTTAAAATTAGATAACAGAGTTAAATTATAACTAGCGTATTCAGAGCTACAAAAAATTATAAGAAGTCACATAAAATCACTATTTGTTTTGTCACAAATTCAAAAACTAATATTGGTAATAATTACATGGTTAAGTAAACTTTTAATTGTGACAATAAGAAAGATTAGTAAGATATACCTGCCCAAGTGGAGTTGTTCTCCGAAAAGAAAGGAGCCCAAAGCACAAGTGATGATCATACAAAGAGGATTAAATGCTGTGAAAAATACAGGGCCTCTGCTTTGCAATACCAACCCTTGCACATAATATGTTATTCCTGATGTAACTATTCCCTGTAATTTTTAAGTttcattcaaaataattttttgaggtaactgtatttaataaaataaaatatttattttgatattaaatTTCTACACTTACATTGTATTCACAAATATATGGtgaatagtaatattaataattttgatttatttttacaattttttttctctcaaacaaagttggttaatgctGTTAAAATTTAGTTACTACTTCCTCTGTTctaaaataaatgtcacatttgtAAAATTTATTTGTCATAAAATAAGTGTCACTTTTAGTTtccaatataattttaatttttatcttccaattgtaccctctaattaatacttTTCATTAACTATTTCTCTGACATAACATTAACAATGATAAGAATACACCAATAATAAATAAGGATAATTTGGTAAAATTGTCATTCTCTCTCatgcatttattatatttttttaatatctatGTGAAAGTGTCAACTATGACACTTATCTTGGAAGGGAGTACTATTTatagtttaattaatatatatttgaacattaaaataattttaagtaaAAAAAGTAAAGTTGGTTATTTGTGGGAAATGAGTTGAGTAACATTGTTTATAATCTGATTATGACTTATGAGTAATGAATGATAAATAAAATCAGTGGTTATTATCATATATTTTTAtggttaatataataataaaagtagtTAATAAGACAACATTATATTTGTgttacaaaataataaaaatatactttttttataaataatatttttattttagaaaaaaattaaaaaaaacaatgcaGTACGCTTTGGTATAACTTATAAGTATTTAGTGTCAAATTTGATGTTTAAGTAGCAACGCTGAAAATAGAAAGGACCATAGAGTTATTAAAAGAGTTGACAAATAAATTCATTGTAAGTAATAGAGAAAGCACCGTGTAGAGAGGGCCATAGAGTCTTAAGTCCCAACCAAGAGCCCAAACCCCCGCACCTGAGTGGTGCTCCGCCACCAAGGCCACCGCACTACTTTGCAAAGCACCAACGAAACAAATTAACGTAGACAATGACATTTCAGCCGGATACTTTTTCAACGTTATTGACTGCAATTCAAAAGTCACATTCATATTGCGTTATACAATATGATGGATGATACgaatcaaatttgaataacaaccaaaaataaaaatagtactaATATATAGTTGCCTGTAATATGAAGAAAGATGACCAAGCCGAACAACCCAATAATATAAAGAGTGTTCCTGAGACCCAATGTTTAACAGTTTGAGTATCGTGACTTCCAGCATGATGATGAGATGTGTTTGGAGAATAAAAAAGGTGGATTTGTGGGCCTTTGTAAATTGTCATCAATAATGCACCTGCAAATGTTACTATTGTCCCAATCACCTTTGCTATGCTTCGTATCTGCTTAATATTTACTTGTTCAATCCTGATAATTGGTACTATAAGATTAgtatttattttgataaatttaaTATAGTAATAATCATCTTGTATTAGGAGTTACCTGAAAATTACGGCTAGGAAAAAGGTTATAGAAGGCACAGTATTCAACAAAATAGATGTAAATGAAGCTGATGTATACTGCATTCCCAAGAAAGTGAATCCTTGATCAATCACTGGCCTACAATAGTACCAAATGGTATACCATACATTATTATTATCAAACAAATTTTCTACGTCGTGCACGTAACTGATACAACATATTACACACTGTTTACTCACTTGGTGTTTTGTTATACAtgcacctatgattgattaataaATTTAAGAAACATATTAAAGAATAAACATAAATTTATACTCAAAATTTATATTCATTCTATATCTCAAACTAAAGCATAAATGAGGAAAAGGTAGGGTCCGAAAAGCCCGTCCAACTAACAGATATCTATAGCATAGCCTACACAATCTCaggtaatatatatttttttaaatagaaaagacgTGGAATTTTTTAATAAGTTTATTTAGTTAAAAAAGTTTAAACAAAAGCcataaaaaaagttttttagGTCTATTAGATCagtctatttaaataaatttattactattttatcttatattttctaaattaaatttaaacacAAATAAAGATTAATTATCTTAAAAAACTTATGAAATTAAGCTGAAAACCCTTataaacaatgtcataagttgttttcataaagTGTATCAAATAAATAGTATCACAAAACTAATGCTAATAGATAAATTCGAAGAAATCAATGCAAACAACTATTTACTTccattgatcttttaatttgttattctattTAAAAATTAGTTAAATTGTTAACTTACAAATGTTTAAACGAAATAAACTTTTAAGTAAACTAATAGATCAATCAGCCATTTGATAAAGATCAGATTCAagactaaaaataaatttataataaattacaaGTCAAATttaaactttaaatttttttaacattgCACGCTCTAAAAAACCTATCTCGCTCCATCCTATTCTCATCCTAGATAGATGTAACATACATTATAAGAAAAGTTGTAATTAGTGACAAGCTAATTTCAAGGgagtttttcttcaaaagttgtgTAAACAgaataatattttcttaaaagtAAAAATTTTCCAttcaattatttataattataataaaaaatagaggtGGTGAGGTAAAGAATTATCACTAAGTTAGTGCATTTGAATTAAATgataagtttattttatattttgaataacttgtaattaaaatataaatttataaaggttttctttttatttctataCACATcataaaattggtaaaatgaaaTTGTGAAAATAACAGTGAGTGccataaataaattattgaaaaattaaaattaacttttttttatgaaaaactaaaTACTTACATGTAAATGCAGATATATCAATATTCTTAAAAATAATCAATAAGaagataaaaaattttaaaattatttgaatttaatgcCATTTTTAATTGGAATCATGGAGTGGTTGTGATAATAAAGgagaaataaatttttatttttattttttaatcaataaaaaagtATAATTGGTTGTTTGTAAAATCAAGTGTTATGTTTGTGTCTATCTAACTGTTTTTCCAATGAAATTATGgtattggaaattaaattacttaattttttaaataaaaaattgattaaataatatTCTAATAACACTCAACCTTATGTACAATTTTGGTTATGATTTTTTAAGAACTCATGttgataataaaatattaaaaatattttaaaaagtataaaTTTTTAATTGAAATACCTCATGataatatttctattttaaaatacaatCTTTTAAAATATGTATCCTTAAAATATTTGTTAGATTGTTTAGAGTATACTGTATATATGTAGCTTCATAGATAGACTTTAGATCATTACTCCAAAAATGCTAACGCCATTATCTGCAAAAAGACTGAGATAGTCATCTTTGGCCTAACTTTCCTGCAAAATTGTAAGAAAAGTGGTTATAGTAAATAGGAAAAAAGTTATTCAAGACaaggaaaaaaaaagttaattccaCTTTTATTAAGGTTATACGCTAGTCCTTTGAAAGGAAAAGCCTACTACATTTGCTTTTGAAAAGTTAAAGTTATTGAGAGATTATTGAATCGTGAGAATTTTATATACGTAAGAAATTAAAGtagttattatatttatatattttaagaaataaagAATATGATAATTTATAGGCTAAATTGTAGtttattctataaaaaaataaaagagaataattaGGCACTATCACCTTTCAAAAAACCATGCAAAAGGAGCAAGTGTAACTGCAGCGATGATATTACGATAAACAATGAACACAAAACGACTCATTCCAATGTTGAAACTGGCCATGGAGAATAGCACTGCTCCTGCAAACCCAAATTGAACTGCAACTGTTAAGACATAAGGCTTTGCCTTACTGCCAAAACTAGCAAAACctatcttatccatttctttctaTTCAACAAAAAATATTGATATTGTTTAGAGAGATGGTTTCAAATGTATGAAGTAGCCTTCCTTATAAATACTAATAATTGTGATAAGACCTAATCCATTAGATATAGAAAAATGATAAGTAATCCATTGAAGAGTCCAAggtaaaaaagtttttttttttgctttttctcaaTCAAATATGAAAGTTAAATTATTTAGTGGGAGTATATGCAGCAAACTTTCCTTGATTGAGATGACTCCCTCACTAATTAATTAACTACTTTTTAGTCAGATTACACTTTAGAGTAAAGCAATCAAAACCATGCATATTACAACAAATATTTTAT
Proteins encoded in this window:
- the LOC131634276 gene encoding WAT1-related protein At4g08290-like codes for the protein MDKIGFASFGSKAKPYVLTVAVQFGFAGAVLFSMASFNIGMSRFVFIVYRNIIAAVTLAPFAWFFERKVRPKMTISVFLQIMALAFLEPVIDQGFTFLGMQYTSASFTSILLNTVPSITFFLAVIFRIEQVNIKQIRSIAKVIGTIVTFAGALLMTIYKGPQIHLFYSPNTSHHHAGSHDTQTVKHWVSGTLFILLGCSAWSSFFILQSITLKKYPAEMSLSTLICFVGALQSSAVALVAEHHSGAGVWALGWDLRLYGPLYTGIVTSGITYYVQGLVLQSRGPVFFTAFNPLCMIITCALGSFLFGEQLHLGSIIGAVIIAMGLYSVVWGKAKDNSSATATMPPSSVKMKQIETQQLPISSSDHV